In Streptomyces pluripotens, the genomic window TTGGGCCCTGGGACCCTCCGGGGATCGGTGTGTGGAGTCTTACGTTTGCCGAATCCGAAGCGAAGCCGGAGGGGAGCACGATGAGCGATCTGCTGCTGAAAACGGCCGTGGCGGCCAAGGTGCACATGAGCAGTTGGAAGGGCACGACGGTCGCGGCTATGCGGCGCCGCGCCGGCGACCGAGGACAGACCGCGGTCGAGTACCTCGGAATCATCGCTGTGGTGGTGGCGATTGTTTTGGCGATCACAGGCACGGATGTCGGCAAGGCGATCCTCGACAAGATCAAGGCCAAGATCACGGAGATCACCTGAGCGTTCGGCGTGTGCACGGTGATTCTGGGCAGGCCTTCCCCATCTACATCACGGTGGTGGCGGGTCTGCTCTTTCTTGCGCTCGTCTACCTTGCAGTCGGTCAGGCTGCGGTGAACCGAAGCGGCGCGCAGACAGCAGCCGATGCGGCAGCGCTGGCGGCGGCTCAGAGCCGCCGCGACCATCTGGCGGGATTGTGGCTCCAGAGCCTCAAAGATCCGGCTGGCTGGGAGGACGTCTTCGACGGCAAAGTCGACCACAGTTCGTCATGCTGGAGGGCTGACCAACTCGCCGCCCAGAATGACGGACACGTGCAGATGTGCGATGACTCAGAGCCGTTGAGAGTCAGGGTCGAGGTCCAGACGAACAAGCCCGTTGGAGACTCCGTTGTCCCCGGAACGAAGGACATCAGATCGACCAAGTCCGCCACTGCTGTGATCGAACCGCTCTGCACATTCGATGTCCCTGGCAACCGCAATGAGGACGCGCCGCTGCCTGAGCTCACATGCAACGGCAGGGTTTGGGCACCGAACCCCGAGGACTCCGGAAACTTGCCGGGACCTGACGACCTCTTCGATGTCCACCTGGCCGGATGACGAGCGGATGACGATGAAGAAGGAAAGCAGAGCGATGAGCATGTGGTTCACTGCGGGGGCTCGCAGAGGAATTGCCGCAACGGCCGTTGCTGTCGGTTTGACCGTCGGTGTGGCCGGTTGTGGTGGTGGGGGCAGCGGCGGTAAGAAGTCGGGCACCTCAGCATCCGTCCCCGGGCATAGGCATGGTGGTTCGGCCGTGAGCCCTCAGGAGGGTGAGTCCGCGGAGCCGCTGGCTGAACTCCGGGGCCCAGATGGACTGACGCTGAAGATTACGTCGGCTCGGCGTGATTCCGGAGGGTTTGTAACCGTCAATGCGCTACTCAAGAACGACGGCGGTAAGGACGCGGTCCTCTCGTCACAGCTGACTGGCAACGAGACCGAGATCATGAGGAACGGGCAGTCCTTCGGCGGGGCCACACTTGTGGACGTGAAGGGGAGGAAGCGCTACTACGTGTTGAGGGACACTGATGGCCGCCCTCTGACCACGACAGGCGTTCAGACGGTCAAGTCTGGCGACACGGTCCCCGTCTTCATGCAGTTCCCGGCCCCTCCGGCTAGTACCAGCGCGGTCTCCTTCCAACTGCCCACGTTCTCCAGCGCCACCATCCAGATCTCCGGGTGAGGCCGACGTGACCACCACACCCCGTTTTGCCCTCACCTTCTCGGCAGTTGCCCTCCTCCTCGCGGTCGATCTGTGCGGAGCGATCCCGGCGAGCGCCGATGACACGGGTCCCAGCCAGCCCCCCGGAACGGAGCCCTCCGCCACGGCGCCGGTGAAGATCGACCCCACCGACCCAGATCTGAAGCTTCCCGAGGGGGCGACCCTGGCCGCCCCCAAGGTGCTGGACATCAAGTCGGTCGTGGAGGACCAGAGCGGGGACGAGCGCCGCGAAGACACCAACGCCGACGTGACCTTCGCGCTGCAGGCCGAGGTGCTGTTCGGCAAGGACAGTGCCAAACTCGGCGCGGCGGCGAAAACCCGCATCGGGGCCATTGCCGCGGAGATCAAGAAGCAGAACGCGACCCAGGTCCGTGTCTTCGGCTTCACCGACAACCTCGGCTCCTCCGCCCATGGCGACGTCCTGTCCAAACAGCGTGCCAACGCCGTCCAGGCCGTTCTGGACCAGGACCTGAACGACCCGGACATCACCTTCGACGTGCGCGGCTACGGCGAGCAGTACCCGATCGCCGACAACTCGAATGAGGCGGGGCGGAAGAAGAATCGACGGGTCGAGGTCTCCTTCCCCCGTACGCAGGAGTGAGGCGGCGGCTCGGCGCATGAGTCAGTTGCCTGACTGAGGAGGGGCATGTGCGCCCAACCGGAGCTGTCTATAGTCAGTGAGGTGACCAACTCAGTGGATCGGCGGGCGCAGGCTTCACAGAAACGCCGGCGTCTCACGGCGGCGGCGGCCCGGGTTCTGCACCAGCAGGGGGTCGAACGCACCACCCTCGCTGACATTGCGCGTGCGGCCGACGTCCCGGTCGGGAACGTCTACTACTACTTCAAGACCAAGGACGAACTGGTCCGGGCCGCACTGTCCGAGCACAGCGCGCATCTGGACGAGCTCACCGGCCGGTTGGAACTGCTGTCCGATCCGCGAGACCGCCTCAAGGGGCTGATCGAAGAGTGGATCGGCCAGCGTGACGTGACCGCCCGTCACGGATGTCCCACGGGCACGCTGGCCGTTGAACTCGACAAGCGCGCGGACGGCGCCCTAGACGCGGAAGTCGGCGCGGTGGTCCGGCGACTGCTGGACTGGGTCGGACATCAGTTCCGTGAGCTGGGCCAGTCTGACCCGGACGACTTGGCCCTCACTCTCGTCTCCACCTACCAGGGCATGTCACTCCTGGCGAACGCCCTGCGCGATCCGGACGTCATGAGCCGTGAAGGAGGGCGCCTGCTGCGCTGGCTCGATTCCCTCCAGAGTCCGAACGAACGGTACTGACCCGGTCACGACGGCTGGCCGTTCCCGTCCCGGTCTCCCTCCCTGCATCCCCTCGTTTCCGCCGCCGTGGCTCTCCCCGCGCTTCGTCCCGTGGCGTCATCCCGCACCTCGTCCGTTTCCCGTACTCCTTGCCCCACCTCTACCCGCATTCCCGTCCTCAGTGCCCACCGGGCCATGGCGCCTGCCTCAGCTTCCAGTACGTGGCGTGCCCGCAGCCGGGGCCGGCCCAGGCGTCCCGGCCGCATCGTGTGGACGGCGACGACGGTCAGCCGGCGGTCCAGATAGGCGACATCGATGGGCATGCTCATTCCAAACGTGTGCACCCCGCTCGCTGGTGAGAGCAGCATCGCCCCGTCGATCGTCTCCCGGCCCAGCAGACCCTTCGTACGGGCCCGGTAGGAAACCGAGATCTCCAGGGGGACGGTGATCACCCGTTCCCCCGAACGCTTCCGCACGATCAGTTGGCCCCGCCCGTCGCGCCAGCGCCGTCGCCGTCCCATGCCCGTCTACCCGTCCTCCCCGCGTGTTGCCACCTCAACACGCCCCGGTCGTGTATGCGTTGTCCCCTTCCGTACTCCCCACCAGGAAGGCCGGTATGACTCGACTCCGAGGATTCGACTCCACAAGACCGCGACGTACACGTCACCATCGGTGTGAGGCCCCGCGGGGCGAGGAGCGTGCGCGGTGCGTTCCCCTCCTCCCTCCCGTTCTCGCACCCTCTCGTTCTCGTGTCCTCCCGTCCTCGTGCCCTGCTCCCGGTGTGGCCGGTCGTGGCGCCGGAAAAGGAGCTGGATCCGCCGGAATGCCCTGCGACCATGGCCGCTATGGCAGGAAACCGTTCATTTGAAGATCTCGTAGCCGAGGCCGTCGCCGTCTCCACCGAGGGGTGGGACTTCTCGTGGTTCGAGGGGCGGGCCACCGAGGCGCGGCCCTCTTGGGGGTACGCGCGGTCGGCGGGGGAACGGCTGGCCGGTGCCCAGGCCGCACTCGATATCCAGACCGGCGGTGGTGAGGTGCTGGACTTCATGCTGAGCGTGGCCGAGCCAGCCCGGCCGGCGCTGGTCGCCGCCACGGAGGGATGGTCGCCGAACGTGGCCAGGGCCACCGCCTTGCTGCGGCCCCGCGGCGTGGTGGTCGTCGCCGCCCCTGACGACGAGCCGCTGCCGTTTGCCGACCAGGCGTTCGACCTGGTGCTCAGCCGGCACCCGGTGCTGCCGTACTGGGATGAGATCGCCCGGGTGCTACGGCCGGGTGGCAGGTACTTCGCCCAGCACGTGGGGCCCGCCAGTGTGTTCGAGTTGGTCGAGTACTTCCTCGGGCCGCAGACGGAGGAAGTGCGCGATGCCCGCGACCCCGGGCGCGAACGGGCCGATGCCGAGGCGGCAGGCCTGGAGGTGGCCGTCCTGCGGGCGGAGCGGCTGCGGATGGAGTTCCACGACATCGCCGCGGTCGTCCACTTCCTACGCAAGGTGGTCTGGATGGTCCCCGGTTTCACGGTGGAGGCGTACGAGCCCCAACTGCGTGCGTTGCATGAGCGGATTGTGCGGGAGGGTCCGTTCGTTGCGCACAGCACCCGGCACCTCTTCGACGCCCGAAAGACGGCCGGATGAACGCAGCGCGGGACGGCGCACCCGGCGAGTGCCACCCGGTCGGGTGGTGATCAGGACGGCTGGCGAACAGGACGGGTGGTGAACAGGGCGCAACGGGGGAAAAGGGCCACGTGTTCATCAGGGCTCCGCCCATGGTTCTCACATCGTTATCGGATGAGGTTCACATCCGCCTCATCCGTCACGTAGGTTCAGACCAAGGTAATTCGCGCCAGCAAAGCAGCGCGGGCGGCACCGCGCAGTGGAGGGGGCTGTGCGGTGCCGTGGAGCCCGGTGGTGCACCTTTGCCGCCGTAGCGGAATCGTCAAGTCCCCGTTCGCTGGCGGGGTCACCCCTGAGCGGGACCCTCGGGCGACTCGCCGATACGTCCCCAAGATGGCGCAAATCCTCCGCCCCGCTTCCGGGCGCCTTCGAATCTTTGTGAATGTCTTCGTGTTGGGTCGCATTTGATCGCGCCCGACCGTATCTACCTGAGATTCCGCTGTGAATCAGCCATGAAGTGACCCGGAATCCGGTCTTCCGTGCCCCTCGAGGCGTCGCCGGGTGATTTCGGAGAGTAGTTGTGTCGCGCCGATGCACCCACCATCCCTTACGAAGGGTTATGGTGGAAACCCCCCCTCGGGCCGGTCCGTCTCCCCCCCACGGACCGGCCCGTTTTCTTACCCCCCGGACGTCGGGAACCTCGCGGCGGCGCTGGCGCCCCAACTGCCGCAATCCGGGCCCCGAGCCACTGCCGGGACCCCGTCTGGGGGTAGGCTCTGACCGCGGTGACCGTACCCGCGCCACAACCTCCGGAGGGCCCGTGAACCTGCGTGACAAGCTGCGCGGCCTGCTCGTCAGGCTCTACGCGCGCCGGGTGGAAGGCCACCTGGACCACGCTCAGGTGCCCAAGCACATCGGCGTCATCATGGACGGCAACCGCCGCTGGGCGAAGGCCTCCGGATCCACCGCCGTCCACGGGCATCGAGCCGGTGCCGACAAGATCGGGGAATTCCTCGGCTGGTGCACCGAGACCGACGTCGAGGTCGTCACCCTGTGGCTGCTGTCCACGGACAACTTCGACCGCCCTCAGGAGGAACTCGGTCCGCTGCTCGGCATCATCGAGGACGTCGTCCACACCCTCGCCGTCGACGGTCGTTGGCGGGTGCACCACGTGGGCACGACCGATCTGCTGCCCTCCCAGATGCAGACGGCGCTGAAGGAGGCCGAGGAGGCCACCGCACACATCGACGGGATAGTCGTCAACGTGGCCATCGGCTACGGCGGTCGGCAGGAGATCGCCGATGCCGTGCGCTCCATGCTGTTCGATGCCCATGACAAGGGCGTGTCGATGGAGGACCTCGCTGAGTCCGTCGACATCGACATGATCGGCCGTCACCTCTACACCGGTGACCAGCCCGACCCGGACCTGGTGATCCGTACCAGCGGTGAACAGAGGTTGTCCGGATTCATGCTCTGGCAGACCGCACACTCCGAGTACTACTTCTGCGAGGTCTTCTGGCCGGCCTTCCGCAAGGTCGACTTCCTGCGCGCGCTGCGCGACTATGCGGCACGTCACCGCCGCTACGGCGGCTGACCCAGCCGTACCACCGCCTCGTCCACCACGGTGGCGGGCGTTGCTCCGCACCCCGGTTCCGGGGGACGTCACAAGGAGTTCATCAGCGCGCCGTTGGCCGTATTTGCATGGCGGCGCGCGTTCGAGGGCATAAGCCAAGCAGGTCGACGCCCGAACCACGGGTGTCGGATCTCAGCGGGCGGCACGGGGCCGTCCGCCCGGGAGGCCCGTTGCACCAGCCCGACCGTGCGGTCACTGCACCGAAGCAGCCGAGGAGGGCCGGCTCCCGGCCCGCCGCACGCGGGGGCCAGGGATCGGTCGCACTGCTCCCACCCTCCCGGCCCGGCTTCCACTCCGTCGCTCCCCGACCTCATCCGAGGGGGTACGTCCTTCCGTGGTGACCAGTGCAAAGCGCCACAAGCCAGACCGGCGCACCTATGTTCTCGACACCAGCGTCCTGCTGGCCGATCCGAACGCCCTGATCCGCTTCGACGAGCACGAGGTCGTGCTCCCCGTGGTCGTGGTCACGGAACTGGAGGCCAAGCGGCACCATCCCGAACTCGGCTACTTCGCCCGCCAGGCGCTGCGCCTGTTGGACGACTACCGGGTGAAGCATGGTCGCCTCGACGCCCCCATCCCGATCGGGGAACTGGGCGGAACGATCCGCGTCGAGCTCAACCACTCGGACCCCAGCGTGCTGCCCACCGGCTATCGCCTGGGGGACAACGACTCCCGCATCCTCGCGGTGGCCCGCAACCTCCAGGCCGAGGGGTTCGACGTCACCGTCGTATCGAAGGACCTGCCCCTGAGGATCAAGGCCTCCTCCGTGGGCCTCCTCGCCGAGGAGTACCGGGCCGAGCTCGCCATCACGGAGAACTCCGGTTGGACCGGGATGAGCGAACTCACCCTTCCGGGTGAACAGGTGGACATCCTCTTCGAGGAAGGGCACGTGTACGTCCCGGAGGCCTCCAGCCTCCCCGTGCACACGGGCCTGACCATCCAGTCCGAGCGCGGCAAGGCGCTCGGCCGGGTCACCGTCGAGGGCAACGTCCGCTTGGTGCGTGGTGACCGGGAGGCGTTCGGCATCAAGGGCCGAAGCGCCGAGCAGCGCATCGCGCTCGACCTGCTACTGGATCCGGACGTCGGCATCGTCTCGATGGGCGGTCGGGCAGGCACCGGCAAGTCGGCGCTGGCTCTGTGCGCCGGCCTGGAGGCGGTCTTGGAGCGTCGCCAGCACCAGAAGGTGATGGTCTTCCGTCCGCTGTACGCCGTCGGCGGGCAGGAGCTGGGCTATCTGCCGGGCACCGAGGCGGAGAAGATGAGCCCGTGGGCGCAGGCCGTCTTCGACACGCTGTCCGCCGTCACCAGCCGCGAGGTCATCGAGGAGGTCACCGCGCGCGGGATGCTTGAGGTGCTCCCGCTCACCCACATCCGTGGCCGTTCGCTGCATGACGCCTTCGTGATCGTGGACGAGGCACAGTCCCTCGAACGGAACGTCCTGCTGACGGTGCTGTCCCGAATCGGCGCGAATTCACGGGTGGTTCTGACCCATGACGTGGCACAACGGGACAACCTGCGTGTCGGTCGCTATGACGGGGTGGTCGCCGTGGTGGAGAAGCTCAAAGGGCATCCGCTCTTCGCGCACGTCACGCTGACCCGGTCCGAGAGGTCCCGGATCGCTGCCCTTGTGACCGAAATGCTCGAAGAGGGTCACATCTGAGGCGATCCAGTCCAGTTGGCGCCGCCCGCAAAGGCACGTGAGCCTAGCTGGGCGGCGCCTTCGTGCGTGGGGATTTCCGGAAACCCCCAGGGCCAAACGGGATGTGAGCTTTCACACGTAACGCAGAATTGCCACCCGGCGCCTGGTTACGGCAGAGTCTCAGTTCTGTCAGGCCCCGCATACGACACAGCCGTATCCCCCTGGGGGTGCCCCTCGCACCCTTGAGGTAGTGGGGAGGTGCGGCACCGCACCAGAAGCACCAACTCCATAGGGTTCGTCGTATGCCGCCCGAGCTTCACGCGGCGCTCCCTCCGAGGGAGTTGCCCACCGGGCCCGTGCCTCCCGTGACCCCGCAGTTGGGAGGCCAGTGTCAGGGGCACGATTGCGTCCGCCAGGGTCACCGAAGCGGGCGATGCTGGAAGGAAACCGTGTGAGCCGGATTTCGGTCCGGGGATTCGCAGTGGCCTCCGCCACCGCGGTCACCGCCGTCGGAAGCGTCGTCGGAGTTGCCTCTGGCAGCGTCGCGCAGAACAACGACGCCGAGCCGACGGCAGCCGACGCCACGCTCCTCGCAGACATACCCTCAGGTCAGCAGGCGCAGGTTCAGTCCGCGACTCTGACGCAGCAGGCCGACGCACAGGCCATCGCCGCCGACGCGAGCGCCAAGAAGGACGCCGAGGAAACGGCCCGCAAGGCCGCGGCCGAGACCGCGATCGCCAAGAAGGCCGCCGCCGAGAAGGCCGCTGCCGAGAAGGCCGCTGCCGAGAAGGCCGCCAAGGAGCGCGCCGAGGCCAAGGCCGCGGCCAGCCGCGACGCCGCCCGCGACTCCTCCAGCTTCCCCGTCCAGAGCAGCTACACCGTCGCGCAGATCCAGGCGATGGCGCGCCAGATGGTGCCCGCCAGCCAGTTCCAGTGCTTCAGCAACATCGTGAACCACGAGTCGAGCTGGAACATGCACGCGGTCAACGCCTCCTCCGGCGCCTACGGCCTCTTCCAAGCCCTGCCCGCCTCCAAGATGTCCACCGCCGGCGCCGACTGGCGGACCAACCCGGCCACCCAGATCAAGTGGGGCCTGGGCTACATGAACGGCCGCTATGGCAGCCCCTGCCAGGCCTGGACCTTCTGGCAGGCCAACCACTACTACTAGGCCGCCGGTCTCCCGCTCAACCTTGCGTAGCCCCTCCCCGTCCTAGGGGGAGGGGCTTTTGCCCTGTACGGTCTATCCGGACAACTCCAGGGGGGAGTGGTGGCGAGCACCCGGGGACGCGGGGGAAGAGGACGGATCATGTCGCGAGTGCCAGGGTGGCTTGGTCGGCTCGGGGCCGGTCTCACCGAGGTGAGCGAGCGCCTGGACGAGCGCCGCGCCGAGGTGGAGAAGGAGCACGCCCTGACCGAACCGCCCGACGTGCCTCCCCCCAGCGATCCCACCCCGCGTGCCGTCCCGCTCGCCGCCCCGGCGCCCGGTCCCCGCCCCGACCCCTCCGAGGCCGTGCCCTGGGGCGTACGGGTCGCGGCCGAGGCCGGCTGGCGCCTGCTCGTGCTGGCCGGCACCGTGTGGGTGCTGATGCGGGTCATCAGCGCGGTCCAACTGGTGGTCTTCGCGTTCGTCATCGCGCTGCTGATCACCGCGCTGCTGCAGCCGACGGTCGCCCGGCTGCAGCGCCGCGGGGTACCGCGCGGCCCTGCCACCGCGCTGACCGCCATCCTCGGCTTTGTCGTCATGGGCCTAATGGGGTGGTTCGTGACCTGGCAGGTCATGGAGAACATCGACACGCTCTCCAGCCAGATCCAGAGCGGCATCGACGATCTGCGCAACTGGTTGCTGAGGAGCCCCTTCCACGTCACCGACAAGCAGATCAACCAGATCGCCAAGAACCTCCGTGAGGCGATCGGCGCCAATGCCGACCAGATAACGTCCGCGGGTCTGGAGGGCGTCCAGGTCATCGTCGAGGCCCTCACCGGCATTCTGCTGGTGTTCTTCTCCACGCTCTTCCTGCTCTACGACGGCGAGCGCATCTGGCGGTGGTTCCTGAAACTGGTGCCCTCCGCCGCCCGCCCCGGGGTGGCCGGTGCCGGCCCGCGTGCCTGGCGCACCCTGACCGCCTACGTCCGCGGCACGGTCCTGGTCGCCCTGATCGACGCGACCTTCATCGGTATCGGCATCTACTTCCTGAACGTGCCGATGGCCGTTCCGCTGGCCGTCTTCATCTTCCTGTTCTCTTTCATCCCCCTCGTCGGAGCCGTCGCCTCCGGTGCGCTCGCGGTGATCGTGGCGCTGGTCACCCAGGGCGTCTTCACAGCGGTCATGACCCTGGCGGTCGTCCTCGCGGTCCAGCAGATCGAGGGCCACATCCTGCAGCCCTTCATCCTCGGCCGCGCGGTCCGCGTCCACCCGTTGGCGGTCGTCCTGACGGTGGCGACCGGGGGCATGGTGGCCGGCATCGGCGGCGCGGTCGTGGCTGTGCCTCTGGTCGCGGTGACGAACACGGTGGTCGGCTATCTGCGCACGTACTCCCAGGAGGCGGCCCCGGACCCGACTCCGTCCACGGCGGTATCCGGCACCACGGACACGACCTCCGCGGAGCCGGTGGGGCCAGCGGGACCACCGGAGGGCGCGGAACCGGAGGTCCAGGTCTGATTCAGGACCTACCCACGGGTTGCCGCTTTGCCGGAACTGCCACACCGCGCACCACAGGCTTTCCGCGGCGCCCCGTGCCTGGCCAAGCGGTTCCCCGCACCTCGGGGCGCTGTGGGACCGCGGTGGACGTCGCCCGGCCCCCTCAGCTGGCCGGCCCCTCGACGTTGAACGTCGAGGGCCCCTTGCCGACGCGGAGTACCAGGGCTTCGGCGGGCTCCGCCGAAGGGTTGCCCTCCCGGTGCACCGTGTCACGAGGTACCCGGATGAAGTCTCCGGGACGACCGGTCACGCTGTCGGCGCCCCCCGCGCCGAAGTCGATCTTTACGCGACCGGACAGGACGTACACCACCGTGTCGTAGTCGCCGTGGTGGTGCCAGCCCGAGACCATGCCTGGAGCGGTGCGGATCAGCCCCGACCACATGTCCTGCGTGGCGAAGGCCTCCTGCCGTTCCATTCCCGGTGTCGGAGGACCCGGCCTGCGTTCGCTGGGACCGACCACCGTGACCCGACCCGGTTGACCCGACTGAGTGCCCATGGCGACCTCCCTCGATCAGGTTCCCATCTCCCAGCCTAGAACCGGAGAAGGCGACGGCCCCTGCCCACCGGTGGGCGGACAGGGGCCGTTTTGCGCAGGGGCGGTTCACTCAGCCGGATCGGCCAGCACCGCTTCCGCGTCGAGGGTGACGCCGACTGCCTGAACCACGGACGCGATCTTGAACGCTTCCTGGACGACCTCACGGTCGACGCCGGCCTTGCGCAGTACCTGCTCGTGCGAGTCCAGGCACATGCCACAGCCGTTGATCGCGGACACCGCGAAGGACCACAGCTCGAAGTCGACCTTCTCCACGCCGGGGTTGCCGATGACGTTCATCCGCAGGCCCGCGCGCAGGGTGCCGTACTCGTGGTCGGACAGCAGGTGCCGGGTGCGGTAGAAGACGTTGTTCATCGCCATGACCGCGGCGGCGGCCTTCGCAGCCGTGTACGCCTCCGGCTTGAGGTTCGCCTTCGCCTCGGGCTCCAGTTCGCGTAGCACGATCGGGGAACGGGAGGCGATGGCGGTCGCCAGCACCGTGCCCCACAACTGCTGCTCCGGCAGCTCCGAGTTGCCGATGACCGAGCCCAGGTTGAGCTTCAGGTCCTTGGCGTAGTCCGGTATGCGGGACTTCAGGGAGTCGAGCGACACGGGTCACTCACCAGCCAGCAGCGCGACCGGGTCGAGGGTCTGCTCGCCCTTGCTCCAGTTGCACGGGCACAGCTCGTCGGTCTGCAGGGCGTCCAGCACGCGCAGGACCTCCTTGGGGTTACGGCCGACGGAGCCCGCGGTGACCATCGTGAACTGGATCTCGCGGTTCGGGTCGACGATGAAGACGGCACGCTGCGCGAAGCCGTCCGCGCCCTCGATGCCGAGGTCGCGCATCAGCTCGTGCTTGGAGTCCGCCATCATCGGGAACGGCAGGTCGGTCAGGTCCGGGTGGTCCTTGCGCCAGGCGTGGTGGACGAACTCGGAGTCGCCGGAGAAACCGAGGATCTGGGCGTCGCGGTCGGCGAACTCGTCGTTCAGCTTCCCGAACGCGGCGATCTCGGTCGGGCAGACGAAGGTGAAGTCCTTCGGCCAGGCGAAGACGACCAGCCACTTGCCCTCGTAGGACTTGTGGTGGATCTGCTCGAACTCCTTGCCCTTCTCCAGCGAGACGCAGGAGGTCAGTTCGAACTCGGGGAACTTGTCACCGACAGTGAGCACACGCTCTCCTTGCAGCGAAGAAACTCCCCTTTTGAGGGAGTTTCCCATGGGTTGGACGTCGTTGATGTTGGCACAGGAGGCATTGATTAGGGAAATAGCTACAATCTGAGGCGTTGATCGGAGGCGGTTATCAGTGGTCATCAGTAACGGAAAGCGGAGGCAGCCGAGCCTCGCGCAGCTGCGTGCCTTCGCGGCCGTCGCCGAGCATCTGCACTTCCGGGACGCGGCGGCGGCCATCGGAATGAGTCAGCCCGCCCTGTCAGGCGCGGTATCGGCGCTGGAAGAGACCCTCGGCGTGACCCTCGTGGAGCGTACGACCCGCAAGGTGCTGCTCTCCCCTGCGGGGGAGCGGCTCGCCGCACGGGCGAAGGTGGTGCTGGAGGCCGTCGGAGCGTTGCTGGAGGAAGCCGAGGCGGTCCGGGCGCCCTTCACCGGGGCGCTGCGGCTCGGCGTGATCCCGACCGTAGCGCCGTACCTGCTGCCCACCGTGCTGCGGCTGGTGCACGAGCGGTACCCGCACCTTGATCTGCAGGTGCACGAGGAGCAGACCGCGAACCTGCTCGACGGGCTCCAATCCGGCCGCCTCGATCTGCTGCTGCTCGCCGTTCCCCTCGGTCTCCCCGGCGTGGTCGAACTCCCGCTCTTCGACGAGGACTTCGTGCTCGTCACCCCGCTCGATCACTGGCTCGGTGGGCGTGAGGGCATCCCTCGTGAAGCACTCAGGGAACTCAACCTGCTGCTCCTGGACGAGGGGCACTGCCTGCGCGACCAGGCCCTGGACATCTGCCGGGAGGCCGGACGGGGCGACGCCCCGGTGACCACGACGGCGGCCGGGCTCTCCACCCTGATCCAACTCGTTGCCGGCGGACTCGGCTGCACGCTCCTCCCGCGCACTGCGCTGAAGCTGGAGACGACCCGGAGCAGTCAGCTGCTGACCGGATGCTTCGCCGAACCCGCGCCGAGCCGGCGCATCGCCCTCGCCATGCGCTCCGGGGCGGCCCGCAGCGCCGAGTACCGGGAGCTGGCGACGGCTCTGCGGGAGGCGTTCCGACCGCTGCCGGTCCGGGTGCTCGACGCGGGCAGCTAAGTGCGCCAATCGATCAAAAGAGTGCTGAACAAAGCGCTTTGAAAGACCCGATACTCCAACTTCCATCAGTCGGGGACAGGTCGGAAATCCCCGGCGGAAATACCCCGTTGAGCTGATAAACATTCCCCCTCAGGGCGATGCATCAGGCGTCTGTGCGAAAAATCAAGGGGAGTGATGGACCAGGGTCGGCTCGCCCACGCGCTGACCGCGTGCGGGCACGAGGGATTCACCGGGGAGTTGCGGGTGCCGGGCAGCCCCGGCGGCGCCTTCCACCTACGCAACGGACTTGTCGTCGCGGTCGAGAGCCCCGGCTCTCCCGGCCCCGAGGCACTGCTGCTGCGGTCGGACCGCATCGACGGCGATCATTGGGCGGCGCTGGTACGCGAGTCCGGTGGAGAACGCTGGCCGGTCGCCGCATTGATCGCGCACGGCTATGCGGGGGCCGCCCAACTCCGGGTGGTGTGCCTGATGGCATTGCAGGATGCGGCCTTCGCCATCCTCGC contains:
- a CDS encoding transglycosylase SLT domain-containing protein; translation: MSRISVRGFAVASATAVTAVGSVVGVASGSVAQNNDAEPTAADATLLADIPSGQQAQVQSATLTQQADAQAIAADASAKKDAEETARKAAAETAIAKKAAAEKAAAEKAAAEKAAKERAEAKAAASRDAARDSSSFPVQSSYTVAQIQAMARQMVPASQFQCFSNIVNHESSWNMHAVNASSGAYGLFQALPASKMSTAGADWRTNPATQIKWGLGYMNGRYGSPCQAWTFWQANHYY
- a CDS encoding OmpA family protein; the encoded protein is MTTTPRFALTFSAVALLLAVDLCGAIPASADDTGPSQPPGTEPSATAPVKIDPTDPDLKLPEGATLAAPKVLDIKSVVEDQSGDERREDTNADVTFALQAEVLFGKDSAKLGAAAKTRIGAIAAEIKKQNATQVRVFGFTDNLGSSAHGDVLSKQRANAVQAVLDQDLNDPDITFDVRGYGEQYPIADNSNEAGRKKNRRVEVSFPRTQE
- a CDS encoding PhoH family protein, producing MVTSAKRHKPDRRTYVLDTSVLLADPNALIRFDEHEVVLPVVVVTELEAKRHHPELGYFARQALRLLDDYRVKHGRLDAPIPIGELGGTIRVELNHSDPSVLPTGYRLGDNDSRILAVARNLQAEGFDVTVVSKDLPLRIKASSVGLLAEEYRAELAITENSGWTGMSELTLPGEQVDILFEEGHVYVPEASSLPVHTGLTIQSERGKALGRVTVEGNVRLVRGDREAFGIKGRSAEQRIALDLLLDPDVGIVSMGGRAGTGKSALALCAGLEAVLERRQHQKVMVFRPLYAVGGQELGYLPGTEAEKMSPWAQAVFDTLSAVTSREVIEEVTARGMLEVLPLTHIRGRSLHDAFVIVDEAQSLERNVLLTVLSRIGANSRVVLTHDVAQRDNLRVGRYDGVVAVVEKLKGHPLFAHVTLTRSERSRIAALVTEMLEEGHI
- a CDS encoding pilus assembly protein TadG-related protein, which produces MHGDSGQAFPIYITVVAGLLFLALVYLAVGQAAVNRSGAQTAADAAALAAAQSRRDHLAGLWLQSLKDPAGWEDVFDGKVDHSSSCWRADQLAAQNDGHVQMCDDSEPLRVRVEVQTNKPVGDSVVPGTKDIRSTKSATAVIEPLCTFDVPGNRNEDAPLPELTCNGRVWAPNPEDSGNLPGPDDLFDVHLAG
- a CDS encoding TetR/AcrR family transcriptional regulator, whose protein sequence is MTNSVDRRAQASQKRRRLTAAAARVLHQQGVERTTLADIARAADVPVGNVYYYFKTKDELVRAALSEHSAHLDELTGRLELLSDPRDRLKGLIEEWIGQRDVTARHGCPTGTLAVELDKRADGALDAEVGAVVRRLLDWVGHQFRELGQSDPDDLALTLVSTYQGMSLLANALRDPDVMSREGGRLLRWLDSLQSPNERY
- a CDS encoding isoprenyl transferase; this translates as MNLRDKLRGLLVRLYARRVEGHLDHAQVPKHIGVIMDGNRRWAKASGSTAVHGHRAGADKIGEFLGWCTETDVEVVTLWLLSTDNFDRPQEELGPLLGIIEDVVHTLAVDGRWRVHHVGTTDLLPSQMQTALKEAEEATAHIDGIVVNVAIGYGGRQEIADAVRSMLFDAHDKGVSMEDLAESVDIDMIGRHLYTGDQPDPDLVIRTSGEQRLSGFMLWQTAHSEYYFCEVFWPAFRKVDFLRALRDYAARHRRYGG
- a CDS encoding class I SAM-dependent methyltransferase, whose amino-acid sequence is MAGNRSFEDLVAEAVAVSTEGWDFSWFEGRATEARPSWGYARSAGERLAGAQAALDIQTGGGEVLDFMLSVAEPARPALVAATEGWSPNVARATALLRPRGVVVVAAPDDEPLPFADQAFDLVLSRHPVLPYWDEIARVLRPGGRYFAQHVGPASVFELVEYFLGPQTEEVRDARDPGRERADAEAAGLEVAVLRAERLRMEFHDIAAVVHFLRKVVWMVPGFTVEAYEPQLRALHERIVREGPFVAHSTRHLFDARKTAG